One stretch of Arachis hypogaea cultivar Tifrunner chromosome 20, arahy.Tifrunner.gnm2.J5K5, whole genome shotgun sequence DNA includes these proteins:
- the LOC112783585 gene encoding serine hydroxymethyltransferase 3, chloroplastic isoform X1 → MQATTGVAMMGSLQQQPVWTKGMTFPNKGLGNNGCLAQTKFYSLKPCKASHVEGTVLTGTPSSLSVSVPEIGGDGSKFVDYGLSEADHEVRAIIDKEKDRQFKSLELIASENFTSRAVMEAVGSCLTNKYSEGLPGKRYYGGNEYIDELEILCQERALTAFHVDREKWGVNVQPLSGSPANFAVYTAILKPHDRIMGLDLPHGGHLSHGFMTPKRRVSGTSIYFESMPYRLDESTGLIDYDMLEKTANLFRPKLIIAGASAYPRDIDYPRFRKIADEVGAFLMMDMAHISGLVAASVLASPFEFCDIVTTTTHKSLRGPRGGMIFFKKDPVHGVDLESAINNAVFPGLQGGPHNHTIGGLAVCLKHAQSQEFKNYQNQVQYFSSLIRIDARRFLMIAHVCTIVQVVSNCRALANRLIEHGYKLVSGGSDNHLVLVDLRPSGIDGARVEKILDMASITLNKNSVPGDKSALVPGGIRIGSPAMTTRGLSEKEFTLIADLIHEGVQISLEAKKLVSGTKLQDFMKFVTSAEFPLGEKVSELRGRVEALTTKYPIPGV, encoded by the exons ATGCAAGCCACTACTGGAGTTGCAATGATGGGTTCTTTGCAACAACAGCCTGTTTGGACCAAGGGGATGACTTTCCCTAATAAAGGGCTCGGCAATAATGGATGTTTAGCTCAGACGAAGTTCTATAGTTTGAAGCCATGCAAAGCATCTCATGTTGAAGGAACTGTACTTACTGGAACTCCATCATCTTTGTCCGTCTCTGTGCCTGAAATTGGAG GTGATGGAAGCAAGTTTGTGGATTATGGCTTGAGTGAAGCCGATCATGAGGTTCGTGCAATTATTGATAAGGAAAAGGACCGACAATTTAAAAGTTTAGAGCTTATTGCCTCGGAGAATTTTACTTCTAGAGCAGTGATGGAAGCAGTTGGTTCATGTCTCACTAACAAGTACTCCGAAGGACTACCGGGTAAAAG GTATTATGGTGGTAATGAGTACATTGACGAGCTTGAAATCCTATGTCAAGAAAGGGCTTTGACAGCATTTCATGTAGATAGAGAGAAATGGGGTGTAAATGTTCAACCGTTGTCTGGTTCCCCTGCTAATTTTGCAGTATATACTGCAATTCTTAAACCACATGATAGAATAATG GGTTTGGACTTGCCTCATGGGGGGCATTTATCACATGGATTTATGACACCCAAGAGACGTGTATCAGGAACATCCATTTATTTTGAATCTATGCCTTATCGACTTGATGAATCAACAG GTCTTATTGATTATGATATGCTGGAGAAAACTGCAAACCTTTTCCGGCCAAAACTCATAATTGCCGGTGCCAGTGCTTATCCTCGAGACATTGACTATCCTCGCTTCAGAAAA ATTGCAGATGAAGTAGGTGCTTTTCTTATGATGGATATGGCTCACATAAGTGGGCTTGTTGCTGCATCTGTGCTTGCTAGTCCCTTCGAGTTTTGTGATATTGTGACCACCACAACCCACAAG TCCTTGAGAGGTCCAAGAGGTGGTATGATATTCTTCAAGAAAGATCCTGTGCATGGAGTCGATCTGGAGTCTGCCATAAACAATGCTGTTTTTCCTGGTCTTCAG GGTGGTCCTCATAACCACACAATTGGAGGACTAGCAGTTTGCTTGAAGCATGCTCAATCTCAGGAATTTAAAAATTACCAAAACCAGGTACAATACTTTTCATCATTAATTAGAATCGATGCAAGGCGCTTCCTAATGATTGCACATGTATGCACCATTGTGCAGGTGGTCTCTAACTGTAGAGCTCTTGCAAACCGGTTAATTGAGCACGGGTATAAACTGGTCTCTGGTGGTAGTGATAATCACCTGGTTCTTGTTGATCTGAGGCCATCT GGTATCGATGGCGCACGAGTTGAGAAAATTCTTGATATGGCTTCCATAACCCTTAACAAGAATTCAGTGCCCG GCGATAAGAGCGCCCTAGTTCCCGGAGGCATTCGCATTGGATCGCCGGCAATGACAACAAGAGGACTCAGCGAGAAAGAGTTCACATTGATAGCTGACTTAATTCATGAGGGTGTCCAGATAAGTCTTGAAGCCAAGAAGTTGGTGTCAGGGACAAAGCTGCAAGATTTTATGAAGTTTGTAACATCTGCTGAGTTTCCTTTGGGAGAAAAGGTTTCAGAGTTGCGTGGTAGAGTTGAAGCTCTTACTACTAAGTATCCAATCCCAGGGGTCTAA
- the LOC112784607 gene encoding uncharacterized protein isoform X2: MACLHDHSCEDHDCSTDWSLYKHIDLSKVSALNEARPGSVKSVFKAWEERLNSSGEHLESNEGDPELLVFIPFINRDGIDFSDAQSMQAIQEWDLAENMQGVLEYQTRYSKFQSVGNITLHFPDNFGADTSKIHYIGLKGEATQLKRDVVATIVYEVMPNPSDHKTRAESGGGFSHVE; encoded by the exons ATGGCGTGCTTACATGATCACAGTTGCGAAGACCACGATTGTTCCACCGATTGGTCGCTATACAAGCACATCGACCTCTCCAAG GTATCTGCTTTGAATGAGGCAAGACCAGGAAGTGTTAAGTCAGTTTTTAAAGCTTGGGAGGAGCGTCTGAATTCTTCTGGG GAACACTTGGAAAGCAACGAGGGTGATCCTGAGTTACTTGTTTTCATTCC GTTTATCAATCGGGATGGAATTGACTTTTCAGATGCACAAAGCATGCAAGCCATTCAG GAATGGGATTTGGCTGAGAATATGCAAGGAGTATTGGAATACCAGACAAG ATATTCAAAATTTCAAAGTGTGGGAAATATTACGCTGCACTTTCCTGACAATTTTGGAGCCGATACAAGCAAAATCCACTATATTGGCCTTAAAGGCGAAGCCACTCAG TTAAAAAGGGATGTGGTTGCAACTATTGTTTATGAGGTTATGCCAAATCCTTCTGATCACAA GACGCGTGCTGAAAGTGGTGGCGGTTTTTCGCATGTCGAATAA
- the LOC112784607 gene encoding uncharacterized protein isoform X1, with translation MACLHDHSCEDHDCSTDWSLYKHIDLSKVSALNEARPGSVKSVFKAWEERLNSSGEHLESNEGDPELLVFIPFTSDVKIKSISIVGGADGTSPTKMRAFINRDGIDFSDAQSMQAIQEWDLAENMQGVLEYQTRYSKFQSVGNITLHFPDNFGADTSKIHYIGLKGEATQLKRDVVATIVYEVMPNPSDHKTRAESGGGFSHVE, from the exons ATGGCGTGCTTACATGATCACAGTTGCGAAGACCACGATTGTTCCACCGATTGGTCGCTATACAAGCACATCGACCTCTCCAAG GTATCTGCTTTGAATGAGGCAAGACCAGGAAGTGTTAAGTCAGTTTTTAAAGCTTGGGAGGAGCGTCTGAATTCTTCTGGG GAACACTTGGAAAGCAACGAGGGTGATCCTGAGTTACTTGTTTTCATTCC ATTTACTTCAGATGTCAAAATTAAAAGCATATCCATAGTAGGCGGAGCTGATGGGACAAGTCCTACTAAAATGAGAGC GTTTATCAATCGGGATGGAATTGACTTTTCAGATGCACAAAGCATGCAAGCCATTCAG GAATGGGATTTGGCTGAGAATATGCAAGGAGTATTGGAATACCAGACAAG ATATTCAAAATTTCAAAGTGTGGGAAATATTACGCTGCACTTTCCTGACAATTTTGGAGCCGATACAAGCAAAATCCACTATATTGGCCTTAAAGGCGAAGCCACTCAG TTAAAAAGGGATGTGGTTGCAACTATTGTTTATGAGGTTATGCCAAATCCTTCTGATCACAA GACGCGTGCTGAAAGTGGTGGCGGTTTTTCGCATGTCGAATAA
- the LOC112783585 gene encoding serine hydroxymethyltransferase 3, chloroplastic isoform X2: MQATTGVAMMGSLQQQPVWTKGMTFPNKGLGNNGCLAQTKFYSLKPCKASHVEGTVLTGTPSSLSVSVPEIGGDGSKFVDYGLSEADHEVRAIIDKEKDRQFKSLELIASENFTSRAVMEAVGSCLTNKYSEGLPGKRYYGGNEYIDELEILCQERALTAFHVDREKWGVNVQPLSGSPANFAVYTAILKPHDRIMGLDLPHGGHLSHGFMTPKRRVSGTSIYFESMPYRLDESTGLIDYDMLEKTANLFRPKLIIAGASAYPRDIDYPRFRKIADEVGAFLMMDMAHISGLVAASVLASPFEFCDIVTTTTHKSLRGPRGGMIFFKKDPVHGVDLESAINNAVFPGLQGGPHNHTIGGLAVCLKHAQSQEFKNYQNQVVSNCRALANRLIEHGYKLVSGGSDNHLVLVDLRPSGIDGARVEKILDMASITLNKNSVPGDKSALVPGGIRIGSPAMTTRGLSEKEFTLIADLIHEGVQISLEAKKLVSGTKLQDFMKFVTSAEFPLGEKVSELRGRVEALTTKYPIPGV; encoded by the exons ATGCAAGCCACTACTGGAGTTGCAATGATGGGTTCTTTGCAACAACAGCCTGTTTGGACCAAGGGGATGACTTTCCCTAATAAAGGGCTCGGCAATAATGGATGTTTAGCTCAGACGAAGTTCTATAGTTTGAAGCCATGCAAAGCATCTCATGTTGAAGGAACTGTACTTACTGGAACTCCATCATCTTTGTCCGTCTCTGTGCCTGAAATTGGAG GTGATGGAAGCAAGTTTGTGGATTATGGCTTGAGTGAAGCCGATCATGAGGTTCGTGCAATTATTGATAAGGAAAAGGACCGACAATTTAAAAGTTTAGAGCTTATTGCCTCGGAGAATTTTACTTCTAGAGCAGTGATGGAAGCAGTTGGTTCATGTCTCACTAACAAGTACTCCGAAGGACTACCGGGTAAAAG GTATTATGGTGGTAATGAGTACATTGACGAGCTTGAAATCCTATGTCAAGAAAGGGCTTTGACAGCATTTCATGTAGATAGAGAGAAATGGGGTGTAAATGTTCAACCGTTGTCTGGTTCCCCTGCTAATTTTGCAGTATATACTGCAATTCTTAAACCACATGATAGAATAATG GGTTTGGACTTGCCTCATGGGGGGCATTTATCACATGGATTTATGACACCCAAGAGACGTGTATCAGGAACATCCATTTATTTTGAATCTATGCCTTATCGACTTGATGAATCAACAG GTCTTATTGATTATGATATGCTGGAGAAAACTGCAAACCTTTTCCGGCCAAAACTCATAATTGCCGGTGCCAGTGCTTATCCTCGAGACATTGACTATCCTCGCTTCAGAAAA ATTGCAGATGAAGTAGGTGCTTTTCTTATGATGGATATGGCTCACATAAGTGGGCTTGTTGCTGCATCTGTGCTTGCTAGTCCCTTCGAGTTTTGTGATATTGTGACCACCACAACCCACAAG TCCTTGAGAGGTCCAAGAGGTGGTATGATATTCTTCAAGAAAGATCCTGTGCATGGAGTCGATCTGGAGTCTGCCATAAACAATGCTGTTTTTCCTGGTCTTCAG GGTGGTCCTCATAACCACACAATTGGAGGACTAGCAGTTTGCTTGAAGCATGCTCAATCTCAGGAATTTAAAAATTACCAAAACCAG GTGGTCTCTAACTGTAGAGCTCTTGCAAACCGGTTAATTGAGCACGGGTATAAACTGGTCTCTGGTGGTAGTGATAATCACCTGGTTCTTGTTGATCTGAGGCCATCT GGTATCGATGGCGCACGAGTTGAGAAAATTCTTGATATGGCTTCCATAACCCTTAACAAGAATTCAGTGCCCG GCGATAAGAGCGCCCTAGTTCCCGGAGGCATTCGCATTGGATCGCCGGCAATGACAACAAGAGGACTCAGCGAGAAAGAGTTCACATTGATAGCTGACTTAATTCATGAGGGTGTCCAGATAAGTCTTGAAGCCAAGAAGTTGGTGTCAGGGACAAAGCTGCAAGATTTTATGAAGTTTGTAACATCTGCTGAGTTTCCTTTGGGAGAAAAGGTTTCAGAGTTGCGTGGTAGAGTTGAAGCTCTTACTACTAAGTATCCAATCCCAGGGGTCTAA
- the LOC112783840 gene encoding eukaryotic translation initiation factor 4E-1 produces MVVEDTQKSSITDDQITANPNNENEDLEEGEILDDDDSSATSRPPSSSGALARNPHPLENSWTFWFDNPSAKSKQAAWGSSIRPIYTFATVEEFWSIYNNIHHPSKLAVGADFHCFKHKIEPKWEDPICANGGKWTMTFPRGKSDTSWLYTLLGMIGEQFDHGDEICGAVVNVRNRQEKIALWTKNAANEAAQVSIGKQWKEFLDYNDTIGFIFHEDAKKHDRAAKNKYVI; encoded by the exons ATGGTGGTTGAAGATACCCAGAAATCAAGCATCACTGACGACCAAATCACCGCAAACCCTAACAACGAAAACGAAGACCTTGAGGAGGGAGAGATCCTCGACGACGACGACTCCTCCGCCACCTCCAGGCCACCCTCCTCCTCCGGCGCCCTCGCCCGTAACCCCCACCCTCTTGAGAACTCTTGGACCTTCTGGTTCGATAACCCCTCCGCTAAGTCCAAGCAAGCAGCTTGGGGCAGCTCCATCAGACCCATTTACACCTTCGCCACCGTTGAAGAATTCTGGAG CATTTACAATAACATACATCACCCTAGCAAGTTGGCTGTTGGAGCAGACTTTCACTGTTTCAAGCACAAGATTGAGCCTAAATGGGAGGACCCTATCTGCGCTAATGGGGGAAAATGGACTATGACATTTCCTAGGGGGAAATCTGATACCAGTTGGTTATACACG TTGTTGGGGATGATTGGAGAACAATTTGATCATGGTGATGAGATTTGCGGAGCTGTCGTAAATGTCAGGAATAGGCAGGAGAAAATTGCTCTTTGGACTAAGAATGCTGCAAATGAAGCTGCCCAG GTGAGCATTGGAAAACAGTGGAAGGAGTTTCTTGATTATAATGATACCATCGGCTTTATATTCCAC GAGGATGCAAAGAAGCATGACAGAGCCGCTAAAAACAAATACGTCATATGA